The genomic interval CGACCCCGCCCTTGGAACCGCTGACCGTGACGACGGTGCCGCCGACGCCGGTGAACACGTCGCCGCCGTGGCCGAGATGGCGCCGTACGCCCACCGACCAGGCGGCGACGGCCTGGACGCGGTTGGCCAACTCCTCGTAGCTCAGCGGGAGGGCGATCAGGCCGCGGGCGCCGGAGTCCATGGCGGCCTGGAAGAGGCCGGGGCTGGCGTCGGTGGTGACGAGGATGACGCCCACCGCGGGGAAGCGCAGCGCGACCTCGCGGACCAGCTCCAACGCGGGGACGGGACCGATGCGTTCATGCACCACCACGACCTCGGGCAGCTCGTCGACGGACTCGGCGGCGAGCCGGGCCAGGGTGTCGATGAGCTGCGTCGAGTCGGCCACCGGGGCCACCGGGTCGGCGTCCGGGAGCTGGCTGAGCAGGGTCGTGATGGCGCGGATGGCGTCCGCGTCTCCGACCGCCGGAAGAATCCTGGTGGGCATGCGGGCCTCTCACTTGTCCTTCGCGAGTTCGTACGTCCGGTCCTTGTCGGGGACGGTCGTATCGGTGCCGGGTGCCACGAGTGCGAGGCGCACCCGCTCGGCGAACGACTCGGCGTAGGTGATCCGTTGGGCGTCGAGCGTGGAGAGCGCGAAGGTGATCGGCACGCCGTCGGTGGACGTCTGCTGGTTCTTGTCGCTGTTGCTGCCGGGGTCGAGAGCGGTGATGTGCCCGACGTCGATGACCTTCGCGTTGGTCACGATGATCTTGGACTGGTCCGGGTCACCCTCCTTCTGGCCCGCGAAGGTGGCGTACACGTTGACCGTGGAGCCCGGCGTGATCTTGCCGGCGACACCGGTCGCCGCGTCGATCATGATGGCGACCTCCTGCTGCCCGGGCTGGAGGGCCGGCTGGTCCACGATCATGTCGGTCTGCAACAGGGAGCCCTGGCGCAGCGTGGTCACCGCGATCTTGCCCGTGATCTGCCGCAGATCGGTCACGGCGTTGTCCGACAGCCACCGCTTGGGCATCTCGATCTTCTTGAACTGGGCGGCGGTGAGAGCCGTGTACGGCGCCACGTCGCCCTTGACCTGGTACGCCGCGACCTCGGGACCGACCTTGGACTTCACGTCACGGATGACGGAGAGGACGCCGACGAACGCGCCGAGGGCGCAGATCACCGACAGGAGCAGGAGTATCACGCCGCGGCGCTGACGGGAGTTCATGAACCGTACAACCTCATTGGGGATATCGGTCGAGCGGAAATGAGCGGATCGAGCGGGATCTGACCGGATCGAAACGAGATCGAGAGAGATCGAACCGGGTCGAGCGAATCGTGTGCTGTAAGCGTGTCCTGTGAGTTGAGGACTTATCCGCTCGATGTTTGGTTCTCGTGAACGGGCGGTGTGGCGGAGCAGAAGACACAACGGTCGCCGATGACGTCGATACCGCACCAGTGGCACACGGACTGCCGCACCGAGGTGACCAGTTGGTACAGCACCGACAGGTCGGGCAGATAGGTACAGAACTCGATCAGCTTGTTCGTACCCCACCAAGTCACCGACTCGGCGGGCAGGGTGGCCTCGCGCAGCCCCATCGCGTTCCACGCCGGGGCGAGGGTGGTGCCGATCCAGTCGGACTGCAACTGTCCCTTGGCGACCAGCATCCAGGTGCCGAACTCCGGCCCCTCCAGGGCGACTCCGGGGCCGACCCTGACCAACTGCGGCTCGGGGTGGGCGATCACCGCGAACTGACTGCCGGGCACCCAGGACTTGGCGTGCGACTTGAGGCCGACGGGGACCCGGTCCAGCTTGGTGACCGAACCGAGGAGCGCGCCGGCGTGGATGTAGTGGGTGAGCAGTCGGCCGGCCGAGGCGAGGACGCCGGGACTGAGGTCGCAGGACGCCAGCTGCCTCAACTGCCGGGCCAGGACGGCGAGTCCGAGCGGGGGCAGATTCGGACGGAACAGGGCGATCCGGTCGGTCTCCAGGATGGACCGGATCGTGTGCAGCCGCCGGTCGACACCCTCGGACACGGCCTGCGAGGACACGACGACGACATGCCCGTGCTGGTCGATCAGGGCCTGCATCTCCGACAGCGCCTGGTCCAGCGGTCGTTGATCGAGGTCCCGCAGGACGACGGCGGGCAGGGTCCGTTCGTCCTGTGGTGGCAGCGCCATGTCGGCGCTGGTCACGGCAATGGCAGTTGGCACGCGCAGCTCCCCGTCTCACGCCTGTCGGTCCACCGGCATTACTCCGGCACACCGAGTCGACTTCACTGCGTGACTACCTCAGCACTGTAACCACGCCCCTGTGACCGGAGAACAGCGTTTCTGTAGCTGTGCGGCAACTGTCATCGCACACAACACGCCAAATCGGGGCAGGTCGAGCATCCGATCGCGGCCGGGGCACCGAAACCGGTGCGGGCGAAGTTGGTCTGGACCTCTTGACATCAGATTGGTCTGGACCAACTCTGGGACTCCCAGCGGTGGCCACCGTCGGCACAGTCACAGTCACATCCCCTCCAAACTCCCCCACCGGAGGCATCAGTGGACCGCGCACCAGGCATGCCCGTCCTCAGGAAAAGACGTCTGTGGGCCGGGGTCGCCATGGCCGCCCTCGCCCTCTCCTTCGCGGGCACCGGCCAGGCGTCCGCCGCCGACATCAACAACGCCAAGAACGCCGGCTTCGAGTCGGGCCTGACCAACTGGACCTGTACGGCGGGCAGCGGCACGACCGTCTCGTCCCCGGTGCACAGCGGCGCGGCGGCCCTGAAGGGCACCCCGACCGGCCAGGACAACGCCCAGTGCAGCGAGTCGGTGGCGGTGAAGCCCAACTCGACGTACACGCTGAGCGCGTGGGTGCAGGGCGGCTACTCCTACCTGGGTGTGACGGGCACGGGCACGACGGACGTGTCGACGTGGACGCCCGACACAGCCGCCTGGAAGCAGCTCTCGACGACGTTCACGACGGGCGCCTCCACCACGTCCGTCTCGGTGTACACGCACGGCTGGTACGGCCAGGCCGCGTACTACGCGGACGACATCTCGGTCTACGGCCCGGACGGCGGCGGCGGCAGCGACCCGGCCCCGACGGTCCCGGCGACACCGACGGGTCTGACGGTCTCCTCGACGACCTCTTCCTCGGTCTCCCTCGCGTGGAGCGCGGTGTCGGGAGCGACGGGCTACAACGTCTACCGCAGCGGCACGAAGATCACGGCGGTGACGGGAACGTCCGCCACCATCACGGGACTTACCGCCTCCACCGCGTACTCCTTCCAGGTCACGGCGACCAACTCGGCCGGTGAGTCGGGCAAGTCGACGGCGGTGACGGGCACGACGACGGCGACGGGCGGCAACGGCGGTACGGGTCTGCCGAAGCACGCGGTGACCGGCTACTGGCAGAACTTCAACAACGGCGCGACCGTCCAGAAGCTCTCGGCGGTCTCCTCCCAGTACGACATCATCGCGGTGGCCTTCGCGGACGCGACCTCGACCCCGGGCGCGGTCTCCTTCACGCTCGACTCGGCGGGCCTCGGCGGCTACACGGTCGACCAGTTCAAGGCGGACATCGCGGCCAAGCACGCGGCCGGCAAGAAGGTCGTCATCTCGATCGGCGGCCAGAACGGCACGATCTCGGTGAGCGACTCGACGTCCGCGACGAACTTCGCCAACTCGGTCTACTCCCTGATGCAGACGTACGGCTTCGACGGCGTCGACATCGACCTGGAGAACGGCATCAACGCCACCTACATGACACAGGCGTTGAGGTCCCTCTCCGCAAAAGCGGGCTCGTCCCTCGTCATCACGATGGCCCCGCAGACGATCGACATGCAGTCGACGTCGAACGCGTACTTCCAGACGGCCCTGAACATCAAGGACATCCTCACGGTCGTCAACATGCAGTACTACAACAGCGGCACGATGCTGGGCTGCGACGGCAAGGTCTACGGCCAGGGCACGGTCGACTTCCTGACGGCGCTGGCCTGCATCCAGCTCCAGGGCGGCCTCGCCCCGTCCCAGGTGGGCCTGGGCCTCCCGGCCTCCACGAGCGCGGCCGGCAGCGGCTACGTCTCCCCCACCATCGTGAACAACGCCCTCGACTGCCTGACCGCCGGCACCAACTGCGGCACCTTCAAGCCGTCGAAGACGTACCCCGACCTGCGGGGCGCGATGACATGGTCCACCAACTGGGACGCGGCCGCGGGTAGTTCGTGGTCGAACTCGGTGGGGGCGCATGTGCACGCGTTGCCGTAGCGCTCGGTAGGCAGGGCGGGTGGGGAGTGCGGCCGCTGTCGGGTCGCGCTCCCCACCTCTCGGTTAGGTTGACGTGATCATCCCTGACGTCGACCTCCCGGCAGGTGCCTCCCATGCCCTTACCCGCACGGCTCGGACTCCTCCGCGAACCGGACTTCGGACGGCTCTTCGCCGCCACCGCGCTCGGGCAGTTGGGCGACCGGATCATCTTTCTCGCCCTGCCTCTCGTCGCCATCGTGGCGCTGGACGCGGACGAGTTCCAGGTCGGGCTGCTGACCGCGATGACGACGGCGGGTTCGCTGCTGGTCGGGCTGCCGGCGGGCGCGTGGGTGGACCGGATGCGAAAACGGTCGGTGATGATCAGCACCGACCTCGCGCGGGCGCTGGTCCTCGTGACGGTGCCGGTGGCGTGGTGGGCGGGCCTGCTGACCGTGTGGTGGCTGTACGCGGTCGCGTTGGTCCACGGGGTGCTGACGGTCTTCTTCGATGTGGCGTACGTCAGTTGTCTGCCGCATCTGGTGGGGCGCGAGAACCTCGTCGAGGGGAACGCGAAGCTCTCGGCGATCCGCTCGGTGACGAGTATCAGCGGGCCGGGGATCGCCGGGCCGCTGGTCGGGTGGGTGGGCGCGCCCGCGACGCTGTTGGTGAGCGCGGCCGGGATGGCGATGTCAGGGCTGCTGGCGATCACCATCCGCAAGCAAGAGGCGCCGCCGGAACGGGAGTCGGGGCCGAGCGAGCGGTCTCGGCTGGGCCGCGAC from Streptomyces sp. NBC_01288 carries:
- the cpaB gene encoding Flp pilus assembly protein CpaB, producing MNSRQRRGVILLLLSVICALGAFVGVLSVIRDVKSKVGPEVAAYQVKGDVAPYTALTAAQFKKIEMPKRWLSDNAVTDLRQITGKIAVTTLRQGSLLQTDMIVDQPALQPGQQEVAIMIDAATGVAGKITPGSTVNVYATFAGQKEGDPDQSKIIVTNAKVIDVGHITALDPGSNSDKNQQTSTDGVPITFALSTLDAQRITYAESFAERVRLALVAPGTDTTVPDKDRTYELAKDK
- a CDS encoding chitinase, which translates into the protein MPVLRKRRLWAGVAMAALALSFAGTGQASAADINNAKNAGFESGLTNWTCTAGSGTTVSSPVHSGAAALKGTPTGQDNAQCSESVAVKPNSTYTLSAWVQGGYSYLGVTGTGTTDVSTWTPDTAAWKQLSTTFTTGASTTSVSVYTHGWYGQAAYYADDISVYGPDGGGGSDPAPTVPATPTGLTVSSTTSSSVSLAWSAVSGATGYNVYRSGTKITAVTGTSATITGLTASTAYSFQVTATNSAGESGKSTAVTGTTTATGGNGGTGLPKHAVTGYWQNFNNGATVQKLSAVSSQYDIIAVAFADATSTPGAVSFTLDSAGLGGYTVDQFKADIAAKHAAGKKVVISIGGQNGTISVSDSTSATNFANSVYSLMQTYGFDGVDIDLENGINATYMTQALRSLSAKAGSSLVITMAPQTIDMQSTSNAYFQTALNIKDILTVVNMQYYNSGTMLGCDGKVYGQGTVDFLTALACIQLQGGLAPSQVGLGLPASTSAAGSGYVSPTIVNNALDCLTAGTNCGTFKPSKTYPDLRGAMTWSTNWDAAAGSSWSNSVGAHVHALP
- a CDS encoding MFS transporter — protein: MPLPARLGLLREPDFGRLFAATALGQLGDRIIFLALPLVAIVALDADEFQVGLLTAMTTAGSLLVGLPAGAWVDRMRKRSVMISTDLARALVLVTVPVAWWAGLLTVWWLYAVALVHGVLTVFFDVAYVSCLPHLVGRENLVEGNAKLSAIRSVTSISGPGIAGPLVGWVGAPATLLVSAAGMAMSGLLAITIRKQEAPPERESGPSERSRLGRDIKEGLRFVLKYPALRAIMLSDAIFNLFLVMYQTMLLVFLERELGLDSSGIGLVLSGMGCGALLGALSATRVARWVGQGRVIWLASLVTCPLTVLMPLAHPGWSVCVAAAGLASLSFGGVVRVVAQSSFQQTLTPDRLLGRVSATARFVSWGGIPLGGLLGGTSGSVFGATATLWIGAAGMTASVLPNFLSPLRTMRTLPTGSDELDPVA